GACGGCGGCACTTGCCGTAAGTGGGCAGGGCCCGTTAAGCGGTTTGGCCGGCGTGCTGGCCCTCGGAGATCTCCTCCACAACCTTGCTGTTGAAGGCGGGGAGGTCGTCCGGAGTGCGGCTGGTGACCAGGCCTTGGTCCACAACGACTTCTTCGTCCGTCCAGTTGGCGCCCGCGTTCTTCAGGTCGGTTTGGAGCGTGTGGTATGAGGTGACGTTGCGGCCCTTGATGACGCCGGCGTCGATGAGGATCCATGGCCCGTGGCAGATGGAAGCCACCGGCTTGTGCTGCTCAAAGAACGCGCGGGTGAAGTTCTGCGCATCCTTGTCGACGCGGAGATGATCGGCGTTGACGACGCCGCCGGGGAGGACCAGCGCGTCGAAGTTGGAGGCATCCGCGTCGGCCACTGCAAGGTCGACGTCGAACGTGTCGCCTTTGTCCACGCCGTTGAATCCTTGGAGTTTTCCCTTGGAGGGGGCCACAAGGGTGGGCTCGCCGCCGGCGTCCTTGACGGCCTGCCACGGGCTGGTGAGCTCCACCTGCTCCACGCCGTCAGTCAGCAGAAATGCGACCTTCTTGCCTGCGATGTTGTGTTCTGACATTGTTCCTCCTCGTTGCGCAGCGGGGTGCTTTTTGGGCGATGCCGCCGCTGTGAGAGTTGTTTGTCTGACCTGTTCCACCCTAGGGAAGGATGCTTTAGTAAGCAAGCTGACTAATTCTGAGTATTCACTGGGAAAGTTGCTTAACTATCGAATAACGATAGAATCTCATTGTTGTTCGATAAAGGAGATTCCCATGGGAAAGCTGACAATCCTCGCGCTGCGGATCGTCATCGCGATGGTCCTCGCTGGCTCGCTGTTCATTCAGCTGTGGATGGTGCCGTTATTCTCGGTCGATCTAGTAGAGGCCGGAGCTCCGGACGGTCCGCGCATTGCGCTGCTGGCCATCGTGGTCCTGGGGATTCTGTGTGTCCAGGTGGTGGCAGTCTGTGTGTGGCGGTTGCTGACAATGGTGCGTCGCGGCACCGTGTTTTCGCATGGAGCCTTCCGTTTCGTGGACATCATCTTCGGGGCCATCGCCTTTGCTGCGGTGCTGATGTTCGGTATCGCCGTGATCCTGGCTCCCGGTGAGATAGCGCCAGGCATCGTAATGCTGATCTGCGGGGCAGCGTTGATGATCGGGGGAGTGGCGTTGGTTGTGCTGGTGATGCGGACGTTGCTCGCCCAAGCCGTAGCCCGGGACGCAGAAGCGAAGCATCTCCGGTCCGAGCTCGACGAGGTGATCTGATGCCGATCATCGTGGATATCGACGTCATGCTGGCCAAGCGCAAAATGCCCGTAGGAGTGCTTGCCGAGAAAGTTGGCATCACGCCGGCCAACTTGGCTGTACTCAAGAACGGGCGAGCGAAGGCCGTGAGGTTTACAACGCTCGAAGCGCTGTGCGAGGTGCTGGAGTGTCAGCCAGGTGATCTGCTCCGGTGGGAGTCTGAGGATCGCTGGGATAGCGGAGACCCATCTGCCGGCGAGCTTCGTCCAACTGTTCCATCATCGCAACCGACTCCTCAGGAGTCATGAACGGGCTCTCCGCCAGTCCGGCCTGCAGGCAACGCGTCACCTCGCGCAGTTCGTAGCTGAATCCGTGCCCGGTCACCTCGAATCTTTCCGTTCGCGGCGTGCCGCTGCGTGGCTGGATAATGAGCTCGGCCGGGTTGAACAGGGGAGCAGAGGATCGCAGCCAACCTTCCGCCCCTCCGACCGTCACCACGCTGGGGCATTCTGCGCCGATTGATGTGATGAGCTGGGCATGCGCCCCGCCCTGGTAGCTCAGGGTGAGGGAGTTCTGCAGGTCGACCCCGTCAGGAGTCAAGACTCCGCTGGCGAGCATACTCAGGGGTTCACCGAAAACTCCGAGCGCCCACGTCAGCGGATATACGGCGAGGTCCAGCAATGCTCCTCCGCCGGCTGCCGGATCCCAGATCCGCGATGCAGGATCAAAAGCAGGTACGAAGCCGAGGTCAGCCTGGAGCCAGCGCGGCTCGCCGATCTCCCCTGACCGCAAGATCTCGACGGCGCGGCAGAAACTCGGAAGGAACCGGGTCCACACCGCCTCCATCAGAAACAGTCCACGCTCCCGCGCGAGATCAACCAGCTCGCGCGCCTGCACGGCATCCATGGCAATGGGCTTCTCGCACAGGACATGCTTCCCCGCCCTAAGCGCCGCCAGCGCCACTTCGTGATGTTGCGCGTGGGGCGTGGCGACGTAAACGACGTCGACGCCGGTATCGGCGAGCAGCCGCTCGTAGCCCAGCGTCCCTCCGGCGTCCGAATAGGCCGTGGCAAACCCGAACTTCTCGGCAAAGGCGCGGGCCGATGCCTCAGAGCGGGAGCTGACAGCCTGCAAGATGGCGTCGTCGAGGAGCGCCAGGTCCTGCACCACTCGCGCTGCAATGGAGCCGGTGGCCACCACTCCCCAGCGGATGGGGCGACCCGTCGCGACGGAAGGAGCCACGGTGCTGACGGGAGCAGGAAGCATGGAAGAGCCTTTCAGGGCATGGGAACGCTAAACGGAATCGCGGATCACGATCGAGGTAGGCATCCTGGTGACGCGTTCCGCCGGTTTGCCCTCGATCAGCTTCACCAGGGTCTCGGCCATCTTCTTGCCGAGTTCAACAATCGGGTGATGCACTGTGGTGAGGGCAGGCGTCACGGAGGTAGCAAAGGAATCGTCGTCAAAACCGACCACCGCGATGTCCTCCGGGATGCGGAGGCCACGCCCCTGGATGGCGGTATAGGCGCCGGCAGCCATCTGGTCATTCGCTGCGAAGACGGCGTCAAGGGGAACGCCGCGATCCAACAAGCGGCGCATTGCCTGGGCGCCCGATGCCAAGGTGAAGTCGCCCTCCTCCACCAAGCTCTCCCCAAGACCTGCCTCCCGCACAGCGGTCCGCCAACCGGCAAGGCGGTCGAGCCCGGGCGGCATGTCTTGCGGACCTGCAATCGTGGCAACGTTCTTTCGGCCGCTCTCGGTCAAGAGCCGGGTGACATCGTAGGCCGCTTGCTCGTTGGC
This genomic interval from Paenarthrobacter aurescens TC1 contains the following:
- a CDS encoding oxidoreductase family, NAD-binding Rossmann fold domain protein (identified by match to protein family HMM PF01118; match to protein family HMM PF01408; match to protein family HMM PF02894); this encodes MAPSVATGRPIRWGVVATGSIAARVVQDLALLDDAILQAVSSRSEASARAFAEKFGFATAYSDAGGTLGYERLLADTGVDVVYVATPHAQHHEVALAALRAGKHVLCEKPIAMDAVQARELVDLARERGLFLMEAVWTRFLPSFCRAVEILRSGEIGEPRWLQADLGFVPAFDPASRIWDPAAGGGALLDLAVYPLTWALGVFGEPLSMLASGVLTPDGVDLQNSLTLSYQGGAHAQLITSIGAECPSVVTVGGAEGWLRSSAPLFNPAELIIQPRSGTPRTERFEVTGHGFSYELREVTRCLQAGLAESPFMTPEESVAMMEQLDEARRQMGLRYPSDPQTPTGADHLADTPAPRTALRAL
- a CDS encoding intracellular protease, PfpI family (identified by match to protein family HMM PF01965; match to protein family HMM TIGR01382) — its product is MSEHNIAGKKVAFLLTDGVEQVELTSPWQAVKDAGGEPTLVAPSKGKLQGFNGVDKGDTFDVDLAVADADASNFDALVLPGGVVNADHLRVDKDAQNFTRAFFEQHKPVASICHGPWILIDAGVIKGRNVTSYHTLQTDLKNAGANWTDEEVVVDQGLVTSRTPDDLPAFNSKVVEEISEGQHAGQTA